The Myxococcales bacterium genome window below encodes:
- a CDS encoding DUF4345 family protein, with protein sequence MTGRRARVVVGLALVALGAYLALAPLTVARALDRPATTPGQLINLRASWGGTLAGLGAFVAWLPGLGPWRRTLAGLTMWSMAGIGAARLLGFALDGAPDQRQWVWITAEVALVIGGALALRTFARRAAGPAR encoded by the coding sequence ATGACCGGGCGCCGGGCGCGGGTGGTCGTCGGGCTGGCGCTGGTGGCGCTGGGCGCGTACCTGGCGCTGGCGCCGCTGACGGTCGCGCGGGCGCTCGACCGCCCGGCGACGACGCCCGGCCAGCTGATCAACCTGCGCGCGAGCTGGGGCGGCACGCTCGCGGGGCTGGGCGCGTTCGTGGCGTGGCTGCCGGGGCTGGGGCCGTGGCGGCGGACGCTGGCGGGCCTGACGATGTGGTCGATGGCCGGGATCGGGGCGGCGCGGCTGCTGGGGTTCGCGCTCGACGGCGCGCCCGACCAGCGCCAGTGGGTGTGGATCACGGCCGAGGTCGCGCTGGTGATCGGCGGGGCCCTGGCGCTGCGCACCTTCGCGCGCCGCGCGGCCGGCCCGGCGCGCTAA
- a CDS encoding DUF2277 domain-containing protein, with amino-acid sequence MCRNIRVLHNFAPPTTPEEIHAAALQYVRKVSGATKPSQANQAAFAAAVTSIAAITTALLDNLEARGEPRTRDGELAKARARWEKRATPRPG; translated from the coding sequence GTGTGCCGCAACATCCGGGTCCTGCACAACTTCGCACCGCCCACGACGCCTGAGGAGATCCACGCCGCCGCGCTGCAGTACGTGCGCAAGGTGAGCGGGGCGACCAAGCCGTCGCAGGCCAACCAGGCGGCGTTCGCGGCGGCGGTCACGTCGATCGCCGCGATCACGACGGCGTTGCTCGACAACCTCGAGGCCCGCGGCGAGCCGCGCACGCGCGACGGCGAGCTGGCGAAGGCCCGCGCGCGCTGGGAGAAGCGCGCGACCCCGCGGCCGGGCTGA